The following proteins are encoded in a genomic region of Hymenobacter siberiensis:
- a CDS encoding 7TMR-DISMED2 domain-containing protein, translated as MSPSGPAPDPERTEAAWRAGRFRPGPWHKPLNLGLMHRRVWMRLPVRNTEPLRLRFLWSIFNFTNSAALYCRRAGKAKFTRPARSLSFPFALDPGEAVVLYLRVDAHTDSIYLPTHIETTEYFLAWEMGFPFERH; from the coding sequence CTGAGCCCTTCGGGCCCCGCGCCCGACCCCGAGCGGACCGAGGCCGCGTGGCGCGCCGGCCGGTTCCGGCCCGGCCCCTGGCACAAGCCGCTCAACCTGGGCCTGATGCACCGCCGCGTGTGGATGCGCTTGCCCGTGCGCAACACCGAGCCCCTGCGCCTGCGCTTCCTGTGGAGCATTTTCAACTTCACCAACAGTGCGGCGCTGTATTGCCGGCGGGCGGGCAAGGCGAAGTTTACCCGCCCGGCGCGGTCGCTCAGCTTCCCATTTGCGCTGGACCCCGGCGAGGCGGTCGTGCTCTACCTGCGCGTGGATGCCCACACGGACAGCATCTACCTGCCCACCCACATCGAAACCACCGAATATTTCCTGGCTTGGGAAATGGGCTTTCCGTTTGAGCGGCACTGA
- a CDS encoding sensor histidine kinase, which yields MGYGIFWLNHLGLNSFNPIYPNTLAWGLMLELLILSALLTGRFRHTLRHNARLRVQHLRQRERDVHSARLIAAQDDEREQLARELHDALGPNIAALHMAWQSEAMRAALASAPAAAAVGQLNEDMLRELYNQVRQISHVLLPAESVTNRLTTSITTLRDMLNLHGTPQVHTDFGPGLNELPPAVQSAAFRIMAELVNNAVRHAQARQVHVHLHRLPTALELCVADDGRGFGRGEDTPLTGIGLRGVRTRAAYLGGSVSIEVPKVGTRVIVRLPC from the coding sequence GTGGGCTACGGCATCTTCTGGCTCAATCATCTGGGCCTCAACAGCTTCAACCCCATCTACCCCAATACCCTGGCTTGGGGCCTCATGCTGGAGCTGCTGATACTGAGCGCCCTGCTCACTGGCCGCTTCCGGCATACGCTACGCCACAATGCCCGGCTGCGCGTGCAGCACCTGCGCCAGCGCGAGCGCGACGTACACAGCGCCCGCCTCATCGCGGCGCAGGACGATGAGCGCGAGCAGTTGGCCCGCGAGTTGCACGACGCCCTGGGTCCCAACATCGCCGCCCTGCACATGGCCTGGCAAAGCGAGGCCATGCGCGCCGCCCTGGCTTCGGCCCCCGCCGCCGCTGCCGTGGGCCAGCTCAACGAGGATATGCTGCGCGAGCTCTACAACCAGGTGCGGCAAATCAGCCACGTCCTGCTGCCGGCCGAATCGGTTACCAACCGCCTCACCACCTCCATCACCACGCTGCGCGACATGCTCAACCTGCACGGCACGCCGCAGGTACACACCGATTTCGGCCCCGGCCTCAACGAGCTGCCGCCGGCCGTGCAGTCGGCCGCCTTCCGCATCATGGCCGAGCTGGTGAACAACGCCGTGCGCCACGCCCAGGCCCGTCAGGTGCACGTGCACCTACACCGCCTCCCCACCGCCCTGGAGCTGTGCGTGGCCGACGACGGCCGCGGCTTCGGCCGGGGCGAAGACACGCCACTGACGGGCATTGGCCTGCGCGGGGTGCGCACCCGGGCGGCCTACCTGGGCGGCAGCGTGAGCATTGAGGTGCCAAAGGTGGGCACGCGGGTAATAGTGCGCCTACCGTGCTGA